A single region of the Cucumis melo cultivar AY chromosome 3, USDA_Cmelo_AY_1.0, whole genome shotgun sequence genome encodes:
- the LOC103488667 gene encoding uncharacterized protein LOC103488667 isoform X4 has protein sequence MKIQEEELQKRALLARALVRSTISRYVTQFQIDPQALKLKKNMFGKPELDFQNSRELCLPPLQFNISHSSSLIACGVTVHSPIGIDVEAKTRKIKNNIIAFAKRFFSPNEIEVLSAISDPESQRQEFIKLWTLKEAYVKALGRGFSATPFNTFTIQFNKTARSSCLPGCKTYEEAYEISVESCDDLENCSRNVTFALMELSGSHYAAVCVEKDTSFRGSLPMKLNVWRTIPYVEDECVSGTEAALPINGFAQANVNFSKT, from the exons ATGTGACACAATTTCAAATTGATCCACAAGCGTTGAAGCTTAAAAAGAATATGTTTGGGAAGCCTGAG TTAGATTTTCAAAACAGCCGTGAACTATGTCTACCGCCATTGCAATTCAACATCTCACATTCTTCATCCTTGATAGCATGTGGAGTGACTGTGCATTCTCCA ATTGGTATAGATGTGGAAGCGAAGACACGAAAGATAAAGAACAACATCATAGCTTTTGCTAAACGTTTTTTTTCTCCAAATGAAATAGAAGTTTTATCTGCTATTTCAGATCCTGAAAGTCAGCGGCAGGAATTCATAAAATTATGGACTCTAAAG GAGGCATATGTTAAAGCGTTGGGTAGGGGCTTCTCGGCAACTCCATTCAACACTTTCACTATTCAGTTTAATAAAACTGCCAGAAGTTCATGTCTTCCTGGGTGTAAAACTTATGAGGAG GCTTATGAAATAAGCGTAGAATCTTGTGATGATTTGGAGAACTGCTCGAGGAATGTGACTTTTGCGCTGATGGAGCTGTCTGGTTCTCATTATGCTGCTGTTTGCGTGGAAAAAGACACAAGCTTTAGAG GGAGTCTTCCCATGAAGTTAAATGTGTGGAGAACAATTCCATATGTGGAAGATGAATGTGTTTCTGGAACTGAGGCTGCTCTACCCATCAATGGTTTTGCTCAAGCAAATGTGAATTTTTCCAAAacttaa